A window of Juglans regia cultivar Chandler chromosome 7, Walnut 2.0, whole genome shotgun sequence contains these coding sequences:
- the LOC109008636 gene encoding cyclin-A2-4-like isoform X1, with translation MFQVLFIWFKVNTLCCSSLRLLNMREKNLVTAKGQEPTIPLTRARAAAFLASGKLPYLKAPIQQNQKRTFRGNPKGADLDENSNHAPTDACLQRKRRVVLQDVSNICHKGSFRSCLNATKIQAKNSKLAKNSRANISKVGPSDATEGLQFQADAKANLLQEPKSKEVRSSTNFEEKVPLQLSSIRDCGIGDHLLEYQSFGVPSHPQSPPKKGGFYGDIIISSNPDVIDIDADYMEPQLCSVYAPDIYNNLRVAELARRPYPNFMETMQRDITQSMRGILVDWLVEVSEEYKLVSDTLYLTVYLVDSFLTQNYIERQRLQLLGITCMLIASKYEEICAPHVEEFCLITDNTYTREEVLELEIQVLKYFGFQLFAPTAKTFLRRFLRAAQASYKTPSLEMEYLSNYLAELSLIDYGFLNFLPSVIASSAVFLARWTLDQSNHPWNPTLEHYTSYNSSDLKTTVIAMQDLQLNTNGCPLSAIRMKYRQQKQFKSVAALSSPKLLETLF, from the exons atgttTCAGGTTTTGTTCATATGGTTTAAAGTTAATACTTTGTGCTGTTCTTCTCTGAGGCTTTTAAACATGAGGGAGAAAAACCTTGTTACTGCTAAGGGCCAGGAGCCAACCATTCCACTTACACGCGCAAGGGCTGCTGCCTTCCTTGCATCTGGAAAGTTGCCTTATCTGAAAGCTCCTATACAACAAAATCAGAAGCGAACTTTTCGAGGAAATCCAAAAGGTGCAGACTTGGATGAGAACAGCAATCATGCTCCCACTGATGCGTGTCTTCAGCGCAAGAGGAGGGTTGTGTTGCAGGATGTCAGCAATATTTGCCACAAAGGCTCATTTAGGAGCTGCTTGAATGCAACTAAAATTCAG GCTAAGAACAGCAAGCTGGCTAAAAATAGTAGGGCAAACATTAGCAAAGTGGGGCCTTCAGATGCTACAGAAGGCCTACAGTTTCAAGCTGATGCGAAAGCAAACCTTCTTCAAGAACCTAAATCAAAAGAAGTTAGAAGTTCTACTAATTTTGAAGAAAAGGTGCCTCTTCAGTTAAGTAGCATAAGGGACTGTGGCATAGGCGATCATCTACTTGAATATCAGAGTTTTGGAGTGCCTTCACACCCTCAAAGTCCCCCAAAGAAAG GTGGCTTCTATGGGGACATCATTATATCAAGCAATCCAGACGTTATAGACATTGATGCAGATTACATGGAACCTCAATTATGCAGTGTGTATGCTCCTGACATATATAACAATTTACGTGTAGCTGAG CTTGCTCGGAGACCATATCCTAATTTCATGGAAACAATGCAGCGAGATATTACTCAAAGCATGCGAGGGATTCTGGTTGATTGGCTCGTAGAG GTATCTGAGGAATATAAGTTGGTGTCAGATACGCTTTACCTCACAGTTTATCTCGTTGATTCATTTCTGActcaaaattatattgaaagaCAGAGACTTCAACTTCTCGGCATCACTTGCATGCTAATTGCCTC GAAGTATGAAGAAATTTGTGCACCGCACGTGGAAGAGTTCTGCCTCATTACAGACAACACTTACACAAGAGAGGAG GTATTGGAACTGGAGATTCAAGTATTGAAGTATTTTGGCTTCCAGCTATTTGCTCCCACCGCAAAAACTTTTCTCAG gAGATTTCTTCGAGCAGCACAGGCTTCTTACAAG ACCCCTAGTCTGGAGATGGAGTACTTGTCCAACTATTTAGCTGAACTTTCGCTAATTGACTATGGCTTCTTGAATTTCCTTCCTTCTGTCATAGCTTCATCAGCTGTTTTTCTTGCCAGATGGACGTTAGATCAGTCAAATCACCCATGG AATCCAACTCTAGAACACTATACCTCTTACAACTCATCTGATTTGAAGACCACAGTAATTGCCATGCAAGATTTACAGTTGAACACCAACGGTTGTCCTCTGAGTGCTATACGCATGAAATATAGGCAACAAAAG CAGTTCAAATCTGTGGCGGCTTTGTCATCCCCAAAACTGCTTGAAACACTATTCTGA
- the LOC109008636 gene encoding cyclin-A2-4-like isoform X3 — MREKNLVTAKGQEPTIPLTRARAAAFLASGKLPYLKAPIQQNQKRTFRGNPKGADLDENSNHAPTDACLQRKRRVVLQDVSNICHKGSFRSCLNATKIQAKNSKLAKNSRANISKVGPSDATEGLQFQADAKANLLQEPKSKEVRSSTNFEEKVPLQLSSIRDCGIGDHLLEYQSFGVPSHPQSPPKKGGFYGDIIISSNPDVIDIDADYMEPQLCSVYAPDIYNNLRVAELARRPYPNFMETMQRDITQSMRGILVDWLVEVSEEYKLVSDTLYLTVYLVDSFLTQNYIERQRLQLLGITCMLIASKYEEICAPHVEEFCLITDNTYTREEVLELEIQVLKYFGFQLFAPTAKTFLRRFLRAAQASYKTPSLEMEYLSNYLAELSLIDYGFLNFLPSVIASSAVFLARWTLDQSNHPWNPTLEHYTSYNSSDLKTTVIAMQDLQLNTNGCPLSAIRMKYRQQKQFKSVAALSSPKLLETLF; from the exons ATGAGGGAGAAAAACCTTGTTACTGCTAAGGGCCAGGAGCCAACCATTCCACTTACACGCGCAAGGGCTGCTGCCTTCCTTGCATCTGGAAAGTTGCCTTATCTGAAAGCTCCTATACAACAAAATCAGAAGCGAACTTTTCGAGGAAATCCAAAAGGTGCAGACTTGGATGAGAACAGCAATCATGCTCCCACTGATGCGTGTCTTCAGCGCAAGAGGAGGGTTGTGTTGCAGGATGTCAGCAATATTTGCCACAAAGGCTCATTTAGGAGCTGCTTGAATGCAACTAAAATTCAG GCTAAGAACAGCAAGCTGGCTAAAAATAGTAGGGCAAACATTAGCAAAGTGGGGCCTTCAGATGCTACAGAAGGCCTACAGTTTCAAGCTGATGCGAAAGCAAACCTTCTTCAAGAACCTAAATCAAAAGAAGTTAGAAGTTCTACTAATTTTGAAGAAAAGGTGCCTCTTCAGTTAAGTAGCATAAGGGACTGTGGCATAGGCGATCATCTACTTGAATATCAGAGTTTTGGAGTGCCTTCACACCCTCAAAGTCCCCCAAAGAAAG GTGGCTTCTATGGGGACATCATTATATCAAGCAATCCAGACGTTATAGACATTGATGCAGATTACATGGAACCTCAATTATGCAGTGTGTATGCTCCTGACATATATAACAATTTACGTGTAGCTGAG CTTGCTCGGAGACCATATCCTAATTTCATGGAAACAATGCAGCGAGATATTACTCAAAGCATGCGAGGGATTCTGGTTGATTGGCTCGTAGAG GTATCTGAGGAATATAAGTTGGTGTCAGATACGCTTTACCTCACAGTTTATCTCGTTGATTCATTTCTGActcaaaattatattgaaagaCAGAGACTTCAACTTCTCGGCATCACTTGCATGCTAATTGCCTC GAAGTATGAAGAAATTTGTGCACCGCACGTGGAAGAGTTCTGCCTCATTACAGACAACACTTACACAAGAGAGGAG GTATTGGAACTGGAGATTCAAGTATTGAAGTATTTTGGCTTCCAGCTATTTGCTCCCACCGCAAAAACTTTTCTCAG gAGATTTCTTCGAGCAGCACAGGCTTCTTACAAG ACCCCTAGTCTGGAGATGGAGTACTTGTCCAACTATTTAGCTGAACTTTCGCTAATTGACTATGGCTTCTTGAATTTCCTTCCTTCTGTCATAGCTTCATCAGCTGTTTTTCTTGCCAGATGGACGTTAGATCAGTCAAATCACCCATGG AATCCAACTCTAGAACACTATACCTCTTACAACTCATCTGATTTGAAGACCACAGTAATTGCCATGCAAGATTTACAGTTGAACACCAACGGTTGTCCTCTGAGTGCTATACGCATGAAATATAGGCAACAAAAG CAGTTCAAATCTGTGGCGGCTTTGTCATCCCCAAAACTGCTTGAAACACTATTCTGA
- the LOC108979433 gene encoding uncharacterized protein LOC108979433 encodes MFLWRACHKSLPTNLNLSKRKITESNLCPVCKREPESVIHALWSCVAVQDVWGICSRKLQKMKVRFHSFKDLLSHLESEVSEGDFEVFATTVYLVWKRRNELVFEKKFENLSKLIYNSYQKLRDFKDANASCPSRHSDRPQAAEWTPPQVNGFKANWDATIDRSMCKIGIGVVVRNWEGKLIATMRSQRTLFPEAKLAEALAALKAVILCKHLQLQNLILEGDTLNVVQDINAERRD; translated from the coding sequence ATGTTCTTGTGGAGAGCCTGTCACAAGTCGCTGCCGACAAATCTTAATCTCAGCAAAAGGAAGATTACGGAATCAAATCTTTGTCCAGTGTGCAAAAGGGAACCCGAGAGCGTAATTCATGCATTATGGTCATGTGTTGCGGTGCAGGATGTATGGGGAATCTGCTCAAGGAAGCTTCAAAAAATGAAAGTCAGATTCCATTCTTTCAAGGACTTATTGAGCCACCTAGAATCAGAAGTAAGCGAGGGAGACTTCGAAGTTTTCGCAACCACAGTGTACCTAGTTTGGAAGAGAAGGAACGAACTGGTGTTTGAGAAGAAATTCGAGAACCTCTCCAAGCTCATCTATAACAGCTACCAGAAACTGAGAGATTTTAAAGATGCAAACGCAAGCTGTCCCTCCAGACATAGTGACAGGCCCCAAGCAGCAGAATGGACTCCTCCACAAGTGAATGGCTTCAAGGCAAACTGGGATGCGACTATTGACAGATCAATGTGCAAAATAGGCATAGGGGTGGTGGTCAGGAACTGGGAAGGTAAGTTAATTGCTACCATGAGATCTCAAAGGACTTTGTTTCCGGAGGCAAAGCTGGCTGAGGCTTTGGCGGCTCTAAAGGCTGTAATCTTATGTAAACATCTACAGCTTCAAAACCTCATATTGGAAGGTGACACACTCAATGTGGTTCAAGACATTAACGCAGAGAGAAGAGATTAG
- the LOC108996364 gene encoding aromatic aminotransferase ISS1-like has protein sequence MGSYGKLARRALETDMPVMVQIQELIRGAKNAVSLAQGVVYWKPPKQALDKVKDLVYEPSISRYGADEGIPELREALVKKLQNENKLYKSSVMVTAGANQAFVNLVLTLCDADDSVVMFAPYYFNAYMSFQMTGITNILVGPGNPTTLYPDADWLERTLLETKPAPKLVTVVNPGNPSGTYIPEPLLKRISDLCRDAGSWLVIDNTYEYFMYDDLKHSCMEGDHIVNIFSFSKAYGMMGWRVGYIAYPSEVEGFAAQLLKVQDNIPICASIISQHLALYSLELGPEWVTEQVQNLVKNRELVLEALSPLGEDAVKGGEGAIYLWAKLPEKYVDDFKVVRWLAHRHGVVVIPGSASGCPGNVRISFGGLVESDCKAAADRLRKGLEELVRDGMVE, from the exons ATGGGTTCGTATGGAAAGCTTGCAAGGAGGGCTTTGGAGACTGACATGCCAGTCATGGTTCAG ATACAGGAACTGATCCGAGGAGCCAAAAATGCCGTGTCTTTGGCTCAG GGAGTTGTCTATTGGAAACCACCCAAGCAGGCCTTGGATAAGGTGAAAGATCTTGTGTATGAGCCATCCATCAGTAGATACGGTGCGGACGAAGGTATCCCTGAACTCAGGGAAGCCCTGGTAAAAAAG CtgcaaaatgaaaacaaattatacaaatcCTCAGTGATGGTTACTGCTGGTGCAAACCAG GCATTTGTAAATCTTGTTCTTACATTGTGTGATGCTGACGATTCTGTGGTTATGTTTGCACCATACTACTTCAATGCCTACATGTCCTTCCAGATGACTGGCATCACTAACATACTGGTGGGTCCTGGTAATCCCACGACGCTATATCCGGATGCAG ACTGGCTAGAAAGAACATTGTTGGAAACTAAACCAGCCCCGAAGCTTGTTACTGTTGTTAATCCCGGCAACCCATCTGGGACTTACATTCCAGAGCCTCTTCttaag AGGATATCAGATCTCTGCAGAGATGCTGGATCTTGGCTCGTTATAGATAATACATATGA GTACTTCATGTATGATGATTTAAAACACTCGTGTATGGAGGGAGATCACATAGTCAACATATTTTCCTTCTCCAAAGCATATGGGATGATGGGATGGCGGGTGGGATAT ATAGCATACCCCTCCGAAGTAGAGGGCTTTGCCGCTCAACTCCTCAAAGTTCAAGACAACATTCCCATCTGTGCTTCAATAATTTCACAACATCTTGCCCTTTACTCCTTAGAATTGGGACCAGAATGGGTTACTGAGCAAGTACAAAATCTTGTCAAGAACAGAGAACTTGTTTTGGAAGCACTGTCTCCCCTTGGAGAAGATGCTGTTAAGGGAGGAGAAGGTGCTATATACCTGTGGGCAAAGCTTCCGGAGAAATATGTTGATGACTTCAAAGTTGTTCGGTGGCTTGCTCATAGGCATGGGGTGGTTGTGATCCCAGGAAGTGCTAGTGGGTGTCCAGGGAATGTTAGGATCTCCTTTGGAGGCTTGGTAGAGAGTGATTGTAAAGCTGCTGCAGATAGGCTGAGGAAAGGGTTAGAAGAGCTGGTCAGAGATGGGATGGTGGAGTAA
- the LOC109008636 gene encoding cyclin-A2-4-like isoform X4, with protein MFQVLFIWFKVNTLCCSSLRLLNMREKNLVTAKGQEPTIPLTRARAAAFLASGKLPYLKAPIQQNQKRTFRGNPKGADLDENSNHAPTDACLQRKRRVVLQDVSNICHKGSFRSCLNATKIQAKNSKLAKNSRANISKVGPSDATEGLQFQADAKANLLQEPKSKEVRSSTNFEEKVPLQLSSIRDCGIGDHLLEYQSFGVPSHPQSPPKKGGFYGDIIISSNPDVIDIDADYMEPQLCSVYAPDIYNNLRVAELARRPYPNFMETMQRDITQSMRGILVDWLVEVSEEYKLVSDTLYLTVYLVDSFLTQNYIERQRLQLLGITCMLIASKYEEICAPHVEEFCLITDNTYTREEVLELEIQVLKYFGFQLFAPTAKTFLRRFLRAAQASYKLHQLFFLPDGR; from the exons atgttTCAGGTTTTGTTCATATGGTTTAAAGTTAATACTTTGTGCTGTTCTTCTCTGAGGCTTTTAAACATGAGGGAGAAAAACCTTGTTACTGCTAAGGGCCAGGAGCCAACCATTCCACTTACACGCGCAAGGGCTGCTGCCTTCCTTGCATCTGGAAAGTTGCCTTATCTGAAAGCTCCTATACAACAAAATCAGAAGCGAACTTTTCGAGGAAATCCAAAAGGTGCAGACTTGGATGAGAACAGCAATCATGCTCCCACTGATGCGTGTCTTCAGCGCAAGAGGAGGGTTGTGTTGCAGGATGTCAGCAATATTTGCCACAAAGGCTCATTTAGGAGCTGCTTGAATGCAACTAAAATTCAG GCTAAGAACAGCAAGCTGGCTAAAAATAGTAGGGCAAACATTAGCAAAGTGGGGCCTTCAGATGCTACAGAAGGCCTACAGTTTCAAGCTGATGCGAAAGCAAACCTTCTTCAAGAACCTAAATCAAAAGAAGTTAGAAGTTCTACTAATTTTGAAGAAAAGGTGCCTCTTCAGTTAAGTAGCATAAGGGACTGTGGCATAGGCGATCATCTACTTGAATATCAGAGTTTTGGAGTGCCTTCACACCCTCAAAGTCCCCCAAAGAAAG GTGGCTTCTATGGGGACATCATTATATCAAGCAATCCAGACGTTATAGACATTGATGCAGATTACATGGAACCTCAATTATGCAGTGTGTATGCTCCTGACATATATAACAATTTACGTGTAGCTGAG CTTGCTCGGAGACCATATCCTAATTTCATGGAAACAATGCAGCGAGATATTACTCAAAGCATGCGAGGGATTCTGGTTGATTGGCTCGTAGAG GTATCTGAGGAATATAAGTTGGTGTCAGATACGCTTTACCTCACAGTTTATCTCGTTGATTCATTTCTGActcaaaattatattgaaagaCAGAGACTTCAACTTCTCGGCATCACTTGCATGCTAATTGCCTC GAAGTATGAAGAAATTTGTGCACCGCACGTGGAAGAGTTCTGCCTCATTACAGACAACACTTACACAAGAGAGGAG GTATTGGAACTGGAGATTCAAGTATTGAAGTATTTTGGCTTCCAGCTATTTGCTCCCACCGCAAAAACTTTTCTCAG gAGATTTCTTCGAGCAGCACAGGCTTCTTACAAG CTTCATCAGCTGTTTTTCTTGCCAGATGGACGTTAG
- the LOC109008638 gene encoding auxin-responsive protein IAA1-like translates to MSPENGKHLPESDATGLNLKETELTLRLPGETRGDIEIKAKSGTKRGFSQIIDLNHDRSSDVHEHDDRGCDKLENETLALQPPAAKAQIVGWPPVRGFRKNAMKSFKFVKVAVDGAPFLRKLDLELYSSYQELLCAFDNMFSCLTICNYLNEKKLMDTANGVEYVPTYEDKDGDWMLVGDVPWKMFVESCKRLRLMKSSEAIGLAPRTPQQSASTS, encoded by the exons ATGTCACCGGAAAATGGGAAACACTTGCCAGAATCCGATGCCACAGGACTGAATCTAAAGGAGACCGAGCTGACCTTAAGGCTGCCGGGCGAGACACGGGGAGATATAGAGATCAAAGCAAAGTCGGGCACGAAACGTGGATTTTCGCAGATTATTGATCTTAATCATGATAGATCGTCAGATGTTCATGAACATGATGACAGAGGTTGTGACAAGCTAGAAAACGAGACCTTGGCTTTACAACCGCCGGCAGCGaa GGCGCAGATAGTGGGGTGGCCACCGGTGAGAGGGTTTAGGAAGAACGCAATGAAGAGCTTCAAGTTCGTAAAGGTGGCTGTGGATGGAGCTCCTTTTCTAAGAAAGCTGGATCTAGAATTGTACAGTAGCTATCAGGAGCTACTGTGTGCTTTTGACAACATGTTCTCCTGCTTGACTATTT GTAATTATTTGAATGAGAAGAAGCTTATGGACACAGCAAATGGGGTGGAATATGTGCCTACTTACGAGGACAAAGATGGTGACTGGATGTTAGTTGGAGATGTACCATGGAA AATGTTTGTTGAGTCATGCAAACGGCTAAGATTGATGAAAAGCTCAGAGGCAATTGGACTTG CTCCAAGAACACCTCAACAATCTGCAAGCACAAGttaa
- the LOC109008636 gene encoding cyclin-A2-4-like isoform X2, with protein sequence MFQVLFIWFKVNTLCCSSLRLLNMREKNLVTAKGQEPTIPLTRARAAAFLASGKLPYLKAPIQQNQKRTFRGNPKGADLDENSNHAPTDACLQRKRRVVLQDVSNICHKGSFRSCLNATKIQAKNSKLAKNSRANISKVGPSDATEGLQFQADAKANLLQEPKSKEVRSSTNFEEKVPLQLSSIRDCGIGDHLLEYQSFGVPSHPQSPPKKGGFYGDIIISSNPDVIDIDADYMEPQLCSVYAPDIYNNLRVAELARRPYPNFMETMQRDITQSMRGILVDWLVEVSEEYKLVSDTLYLTVYLVDSFLTQNYIERQRLQLLGITCMLIASKYEEICAPHVEEFCLITDNTYTREEVLELEIQVLKYFGFQLFAPTAKTFLRRFLRAAQASYKTPSLEMEYLSNYLAELSLIDYGFLNFLPSVIASSAVFLARWTLDQSNHPWNPTLEHYTSYNSSDLKTTVIAMQDLQLNTNGCPLSAIRMKYRQQKFKSVAALSSPKLLETLF encoded by the exons atgttTCAGGTTTTGTTCATATGGTTTAAAGTTAATACTTTGTGCTGTTCTTCTCTGAGGCTTTTAAACATGAGGGAGAAAAACCTTGTTACTGCTAAGGGCCAGGAGCCAACCATTCCACTTACACGCGCAAGGGCTGCTGCCTTCCTTGCATCTGGAAAGTTGCCTTATCTGAAAGCTCCTATACAACAAAATCAGAAGCGAACTTTTCGAGGAAATCCAAAAGGTGCAGACTTGGATGAGAACAGCAATCATGCTCCCACTGATGCGTGTCTTCAGCGCAAGAGGAGGGTTGTGTTGCAGGATGTCAGCAATATTTGCCACAAAGGCTCATTTAGGAGCTGCTTGAATGCAACTAAAATTCAG GCTAAGAACAGCAAGCTGGCTAAAAATAGTAGGGCAAACATTAGCAAAGTGGGGCCTTCAGATGCTACAGAAGGCCTACAGTTTCAAGCTGATGCGAAAGCAAACCTTCTTCAAGAACCTAAATCAAAAGAAGTTAGAAGTTCTACTAATTTTGAAGAAAAGGTGCCTCTTCAGTTAAGTAGCATAAGGGACTGTGGCATAGGCGATCATCTACTTGAATATCAGAGTTTTGGAGTGCCTTCACACCCTCAAAGTCCCCCAAAGAAAG GTGGCTTCTATGGGGACATCATTATATCAAGCAATCCAGACGTTATAGACATTGATGCAGATTACATGGAACCTCAATTATGCAGTGTGTATGCTCCTGACATATATAACAATTTACGTGTAGCTGAG CTTGCTCGGAGACCATATCCTAATTTCATGGAAACAATGCAGCGAGATATTACTCAAAGCATGCGAGGGATTCTGGTTGATTGGCTCGTAGAG GTATCTGAGGAATATAAGTTGGTGTCAGATACGCTTTACCTCACAGTTTATCTCGTTGATTCATTTCTGActcaaaattatattgaaagaCAGAGACTTCAACTTCTCGGCATCACTTGCATGCTAATTGCCTC GAAGTATGAAGAAATTTGTGCACCGCACGTGGAAGAGTTCTGCCTCATTACAGACAACACTTACACAAGAGAGGAG GTATTGGAACTGGAGATTCAAGTATTGAAGTATTTTGGCTTCCAGCTATTTGCTCCCACCGCAAAAACTTTTCTCAG gAGATTTCTTCGAGCAGCACAGGCTTCTTACAAG ACCCCTAGTCTGGAGATGGAGTACTTGTCCAACTATTTAGCTGAACTTTCGCTAATTGACTATGGCTTCTTGAATTTCCTTCCTTCTGTCATAGCTTCATCAGCTGTTTTTCTTGCCAGATGGACGTTAGATCAGTCAAATCACCCATGG AATCCAACTCTAGAACACTATACCTCTTACAACTCATCTGATTTGAAGACCACAGTAATTGCCATGCAAGATTTACAGTTGAACACCAACGGTTGTCCTCTGAGTGCTATACGCATGAAATATAGGCAACAAAAG TTCAAATCTGTGGCGGCTTTGTCATCCCCAAAACTGCTTGAAACACTATTCTGA
- the LOC109008639 gene encoding auxin-induced protein 22C-like produces the protein MEKGGLGLEITELRLGLPGSCGPSLVDKNDKKRVFSEIAEDKNSTTDEKSTQTKSQVVGWPPVCSYRKRNSFQEKDHLKKESKMYVKVSMDGVPFLRKIDLSMHKGYSDLALALEELFDCFGISEALKDADNSEQVPIYEDKDGDWMLVGDVPWEMFIESCKRLRIMKRSEAAKGFGLQLKGFPEGFINK, from the exons atggaaaaaggtgGTCTTGGACTAGAAATTACAGAGCTCAGATTAGGTCTCCCAGGTTCATGTGGTCCTAGTTTAGTGGACAAAAATGATAAGAAGAGGGTATTCTCAGAGATTGCCGAAGACAAGAATAGCACCACTGACGAGAAAAGTACTCAAACAAAGAGTCAAGTTGTGGGGTGGCCTCCGGTGTGTTCATACCGGAAAAGGAACAGTTTTCAAGAGAAAGATCACCTGAAAAAAGAATCGAAAATGTACGTGAAAGTTAGCATGGATGGGGTGCCTTTTCTGCGCAAGATTGATTTGAGCATGCACAAAGGCTACTCCGATCTCGCTTTGGCATTGGAAGAGCTCTTCGATTGCTTCGGTATCA GCGAGGCGTTGAAGGATGCAGACAATTCCGAACAAGTTCCCATTTATGAAGACAAAGATGGAGACTGGATGCTAGTGGGAGATGTTCCTTGGGA GATGTTCATTGAATCGTGCAAGAGGCTGAGGATCATGAAGAGGTCAGAGGCGGCCAAGGGTTTTGGACTGCAGCTGAAGGGTTTCCCCGAAggctttataaataaataa